A portion of the Myxococcales bacterium genome contains these proteins:
- the htpG gene encoding molecular chaperone HtpG, which yields MTTETTTHKFQAEVSQVLKLVIHSLYTSKEIFLRELLSNASDALDKLRFRAVTEPDILGSDATLEIRIRYDKEKKTLSIDDTGIGMTEAELTQNLGTVAHSGSRSLIEKLKEAAATGEGKRADLQLIGQFGVGFYSAYLVADRVEVITRSAARGEGAFRWTSDGQDTFTIEPAQRAERGTELILHLKDEHAHFLDDYELANLVKRYSDYVAHPIRLEEHDGDERTMRQVNRANALWQRPKAEITEEQYSELYRHLTHDTDAPLAHTHFRVEGSQEFVGLVYVPRRAPFDIFDVQKRRGLRLFVKRVFILEDCDEVLPPWLRFLRGVVDSDDLPLNVSRELLQDSSILRSIKKQVTKKALDLLGELSTDKPDDYLAFWRAFGTVLKEGLALDREAKDRIAPLCRFESSRGGLVSLDDYVGRMPEKQEAIYYVFGESLRAVAGSPHAEAIRARGFELLYLTDPVDEFATDGLGEYKGKKLVSAMRAELPLEKTDEEKREAERLKEGLKGLFERVKKTLGDKVKDVRVSERLTDSPSCLVLDAQATPAFMERLMKDRGHAVSHKTRILEVNATHPLVRALGALVDKGAAEAEVDEWIELLYEQAVLTEGGALDDPNRFAKRVATLLTAAAEARVASAS from the coding sequence ATGACGACCGAGACGACGACACACAAGTTCCAAGCGGAAGTGAGCCAGGTCCTCAAGCTGGTCATCCACTCGCTCTACACGAGCAAAGAGATCTTCCTGCGAGAGCTCCTGTCGAACGCATCCGACGCGCTGGACAAGCTGCGCTTTCGCGCCGTGACAGAGCCGGACATCTTGGGGTCCGACGCCACGCTCGAGATCCGCATTCGCTACGACAAGGAGAAGAAGACGCTCTCCATCGACGATACGGGCATCGGCATGACGGAGGCGGAGCTCACGCAGAACCTCGGCACCGTCGCCCACTCAGGCTCGCGCTCGCTCATCGAGAAGCTGAAAGAGGCCGCCGCGACCGGTGAAGGCAAACGTGCCGACCTCCAACTCATCGGGCAATTCGGCGTGGGCTTCTACAGCGCCTACCTCGTGGCTGACCGCGTCGAGGTAATCACGCGGAGCGCCGCTCGCGGCGAGGGCGCGTTTCGCTGGACGTCGGACGGCCAAGACACCTTCACCATCGAGCCGGCGCAGCGCGCCGAACGCGGCACCGAGCTCATCCTTCACCTGAAGGACGAACACGCTCATTTCTTGGACGACTACGAGCTGGCAAACCTCGTCAAGCGCTACTCGGACTACGTGGCGCACCCGATCCGGCTCGAAGAACACGACGGCGACGAGCGCACGATGCGGCAGGTCAACCGCGCCAACGCCCTGTGGCAGCGCCCCAAGGCCGAGATCACCGAGGAGCAATACAGCGAGCTCTACCGCCACCTGACGCACGACACCGACGCCCCGCTCGCCCACACGCACTTCCGCGTGGAGGGCTCGCAGGAGTTTGTCGGCCTCGTCTACGTGCCTCGCCGCGCCCCCTTCGACATCTTCGACGTGCAGAAGCGTCGGGGCCTCCGCCTCTTCGTCAAGCGCGTCTTCATCTTGGAAGACTGCGACGAGGTGTTGCCGCCGTGGCTGCGGTTCTTGCGCGGCGTCGTCGACTCCGACGACCTGCCGCTCAACGTCTCGCGTGAGCTGCTGCAGGACTCGTCGATCTTGCGCTCCATCAAGAAGCAGGTGACCAAGAAGGCGCTCGACCTCTTGGGCGAGCTGTCGACGGACAAGCCGGACGACTACCTCGCCTTCTGGCGCGCCTTTGGGACGGTCCTCAAGGAAGGTCTCGCGCTCGATCGTGAAGCGAAAGATCGCATCGCGCCCTTGTGCCGCTTCGAGAGCTCACGAGGCGGTCTTGTCTCACTCGACGACTACGTGGGCCGGATGCCCGAGAAACAAGAGGCCATCTACTACGTCTTCGGCGAGTCGCTCCGGGCCGTCGCCGGTTCGCCCCATGCGGAAGCGATCCGCGCCCGCGGCTTTGAGCTCCTCTATTTGACCGACCCGGTCGACGAGTTCGCCACCGACGGCCTCGGCGAATACAAGGGCAAGAAGCTCGTGAGCGCCATGCGCGCCGAGTTGCCGCTCGAGAAGACCGACGAGGAGAAGCGCGAGGCCGAGCGGCTGAAGGAAGGCCTCAAAGGTTTGTTCGAGCGCGTGAAGAAGACGCTCGGCGACAAAGTGAAGGACGTTCGCGTCTCCGAGCGGCTCACCGACTCGCCGTCGTGCCTCGTGCTCGACGCGCAGGCAACGCCAGCCTTCATGGAGCGACTCATGAAGGATCGAGGCCACGCCGTCTCGCACAAGACGCGCATCTTGGAAGTGAACGCGACGCACCCGCTGGTTCGCGCGCTCGGGGCCTTGGTCGATAAGGGTGCCGCCGAGGCCGAGGTCGACGAGTGGATCGAGTTGCTCTACGAGCAGGCGGTGCTGACGGAGGGCGGAGCGCTCGACGACCCGAATCGCTTCGCGAAGCGGGTGGCGACGCTCCTGACGGCGGCCGCGGAAGCGCGCGTCGCCAGCGCGTCCTAA
- a CDS encoding RpiB/LacA/LacB family sugar-phosphate isomerase, producing the protein MRFSVGSDDARPIVEHVVSELRARGHEVIAVTVKTWGEVALDVARAVAKGDADQGIVMCWTGTGVTMAANKVPGIRAALCVDAATAAGARKWNDANVLTLSLRLLSDPVATEILEAWLGTRYGGTEGESLAEIRAAEVAR; encoded by the coding sequence ATGCGCTTCAGCGTTGGCAGCGATGACGCCCGTCCCATCGTCGAGCATGTGGTGAGCGAGTTGCGGGCCCGTGGCCACGAGGTCATCGCCGTCACCGTGAAGACCTGGGGGGAGGTCGCGCTCGACGTTGCACGCGCCGTCGCGAAGGGGGACGCGGACCAAGGCATTGTCATGTGCTGGACCGGCACCGGCGTCACGATGGCCGCCAACAAGGTCCCCGGCATTCGCGCCGCCCTCTGCGTCGACGCGGCCACCGCTGCGGGCGCGCGCAAATGGAACGACGCGAACGTCTTGACCTTGAGTCTCCGCCTCTTGTCGGACCCCGTCGCGACGGAAATCCTCGAGGCGTGGCTCGGAACGAGGTACGGCGGCACGGAGGGCGAGAGCCTCGCCGAAATCCGCGCCGCCGAAGTCGCGCGCTAG
- a CDS encoding MFS transporter, with protein MLSMTMAAMEMTVVSTAMPTIVAELGGLSLYAWVTTAYLLTSTVTVPLYGKIADLRGRKPVLLFGITVFLLGSVACALARTMPLLIAARAFQGLGAGAMQPMALTLIGDLFDLKERGRIQPLFGAVWALAALLGPLVGGVLVERGSWPDVFWINVPFGLAAIVVLGRALHEDVEVRKAKLDVLGAALLSGGVVALLVGTEGHWRAPLFALAAALLALFVAVERRALDPLVPLSLFGGRVLATTSVLSALLGGVTMGVGTYVPLFVQATLHGSPTAAGAAATPLLGAWTVAAFAAGVLVPRFGFRPIIWSGAALTAVASIALAIATGTAGDVGPTSWWTLAATTALVGVGMGAANTALLLVVQSAVPWSQRGVATAGTMFARTIGATVAVGTMGALLASTVRSEAHVPPEVLREALLGRGRSAPGLELALSHGIFQAFVVVALLGVAGLLAALLLPRIPLAAERDARGRAAAGTTVSEADVGGRG; from the coding sequence ATGTTGTCGATGACCATGGCGGCGATGGAAATGACCGTCGTGTCGACGGCGATGCCGACCATCGTGGCCGAGCTGGGGGGTCTCTCGCTCTACGCGTGGGTCACGACGGCGTACCTGCTCACCTCGACGGTGACCGTGCCGCTCTACGGCAAGATCGCGGATCTGCGCGGCCGCAAGCCCGTACTCCTCTTCGGGATCACGGTCTTCTTGCTCGGGAGCGTGGCGTGCGCGCTTGCGCGAACGATGCCGCTCTTGATCGCGGCTCGCGCGTTTCAGGGGCTCGGCGCAGGGGCCATGCAACCGATGGCGCTCACGCTCATCGGCGACCTCTTCGATCTCAAAGAGCGAGGGCGAATCCAACCGCTCTTCGGGGCCGTCTGGGCGCTGGCAGCGCTCTTGGGCCCGCTCGTAGGCGGCGTGCTCGTGGAGCGCGGCTCGTGGCCCGACGTGTTCTGGATCAACGTGCCCTTCGGCTTGGCTGCCATCGTCGTGCTTGGAAGGGCTCTCCACGAAGACGTGGAGGTGCGCAAGGCCAAGCTCGACGTGCTCGGCGCGGCGCTCCTCTCGGGCGGCGTCGTGGCGCTGCTCGTAGGTACCGAAGGGCACTGGCGCGCGCCTCTCTTCGCCCTCGCGGCGGCGCTGCTCGCGTTGTTCGTCGCCGTCGAACGTCGCGCCCTAGACCCGCTCGTCCCGCTTTCGCTCTTCGGCGGTCGCGTGCTCGCGACGACGAGCGTGCTGTCCGCCCTCTTGGGCGGCGTCACCATGGGCGTCGGCACCTACGTGCCGCTCTTCGTGCAAGCGACGCTGCACGGAAGCCCGACGGCGGCCGGCGCGGCGGCCACGCCGCTGCTCGGCGCATGGACCGTCGCCGCCTTCGCGGCAGGCGTCTTGGTCCCGCGCTTCGGCTTTCGCCCCATCATCTGGAGCGGCGCTGCGCTGACGGCGGTGGCGTCCATCGCGTTGGCCATCGCGACAGGCACCGCGGGAGACGTCGGGCCAACATCTTGGTGGACGCTCGCCGCGACGACGGCCCTCGTGGGCGTCGGCATGGGCGCGGCGAACACGGCGCTCCTTTTGGTCGTGCAGTCGGCGGTTCCTTGGAGTCAACGCGGCGTGGCGACCGCTGGGACGATGTTTGCGCGCACGATAGGCGCGACGGTCGCGGTGGGTACGATGGGCGCCCTCCTGGCGTCGACGGTTCGGAGCGAGGCGCATGTGCCGCCGGAGGTACTCCGCGAGGCGTTGCTCGGGCGAGGGCGAAGCGCGCCCGGCCTCGAACTCGCGCTTTCGCACGGCATTTTTCAGGCATTTGTCGTGGTCGCGCTCCTTGGTGTCGCCGGCCTGCTCGCCGCCCTCCTGTTGCCAAGAATCCCGTTGGCAGCGGAACGCGACGCCCGCGGGCGCGCCGCGGCCGGAACGACTGTCTCGGAGGCCGATGTGGGCGGGCGCGGGTAA
- a CDS encoding aldehyde dehydrogenase family protein, translating to METLVVDNPFTGEPACTLPLADETTVGVVLDTARVAAREWATSKVSDRKALAERAVAAMVAATDDIARDISRMMGKPFSQAQGEVRGMAERARHMIAIAEDALADVVLPAKEGFDRRIAKAPLGVILDLSAWNYPLLTVVNVVIPAVLAGNAVIVKHSPRSPLVGHAFATAFTTAGAPKGLVQALDCSHPMSEKIVGDARVDHAVFTGSVFGGHRIAQAAAARFMHVGYELGGNDPAYVAPDANFDFAVENIVDGAIYNAGQSCCAVERVYVHRSLYARFLEAADTLVRAYVMGDPMDAKTNLGPIAQPNHPAELASFVENATKSGARLVRGGHATKVDGRGRFFEATLLADVPQTADLMQRESFGPILPISPVDSDEEALAKMNDSRLGLTASVWTKDKERAERFGRALECGTVYMNRCDALDPALPWVGWKDSGRGHSLSAFGFDALTKLKALHFRL from the coding sequence ATGGAAACCCTCGTCGTCGACAACCCCTTCACCGGTGAGCCTGCCTGCACGTTGCCCCTCGCCGACGAGACCACCGTCGGTGTGGTTCTCGACACCGCACGCGTCGCGGCGCGCGAATGGGCCACCTCGAAGGTCTCCGACCGCAAAGCGCTCGCCGAACGAGCCGTCGCCGCGATGGTGGCGGCGACCGACGACATCGCGCGCGACATCAGCCGCATGATGGGCAAGCCCTTCAGCCAGGCCCAAGGCGAGGTGCGCGGCATGGCCGAGCGCGCGCGGCACATGATCGCCATCGCCGAGGACGCTTTGGCCGACGTGGTCTTGCCCGCAAAGGAAGGCTTCGATCGCCGCATCGCCAAGGCGCCCTTGGGGGTCATCCTCGACTTGTCCGCGTGGAACTATCCGCTCTTGACGGTTGTCAACGTCGTCATCCCCGCGGTGCTCGCTGGCAACGCGGTCATCGTGAAGCACTCGCCGCGCTCGCCGCTCGTGGGGCACGCCTTCGCGACGGCCTTCACAACGGCCGGCGCCCCAAAGGGGCTCGTTCAGGCCCTCGATTGTTCGCATCCCATGAGCGAGAAGATCGTCGGCGACGCCCGCGTCGACCATGCGGTGTTCACGGGCTCGGTCTTCGGTGGGCACCGCATCGCGCAGGCGGCCGCCGCGCGCTTCATGCACGTCGGCTACGAGCTGGGCGGCAACGATCCGGCCTACGTCGCCCCCGACGCCAACTTCGACTTCGCCGTCGAGAACATCGTCGACGGTGCCATCTACAACGCGGGCCAGAGCTGCTGCGCCGTAGAGCGCGTTTACGTGCACCGTTCCCTCTACGCGCGCTTCCTTGAAGCCGCCGATACGCTCGTGCGCGCCTACGTGATGGGCGATCCGATGGACGCGAAGACGAACCTCGGCCCCATCGCCCAACCGAATCATCCGGCAGAATTGGCGTCTTTCGTCGAGAACGCAACCAAGAGCGGGGCGCGCCTCGTGCGCGGTGGCCACGCCACCAAGGTCGACGGTCGGGGCCGCTTCTTCGAGGCGACGCTACTCGCCGACGTGCCTCAAACGGCGGACCTCATGCAGCGCGAGTCCTTCGGCCCCATCTTGCCGATCTCGCCCGTCGACTCCGACGAAGAGGCGCTGGCCAAGATGAACGACTCGCGCCTCGGCCTCACGGCCAGCGTCTGGACGAAAGACAAGGAGCGCGCGGAGCGCTTCGGCCGCGCGCTCGAGTGCGGCACCGTCTACATGAACCGCTGCGACGCCCTTGATCCCGCGTTGCCGTGGGTCGGCTGGAAAGACTCGGGCCGTGGTCACAGCCTCAGCGCCTTTGGCTTCGACGCGCTCACCAAGCTCAAGGCGCTGCACTTCCGCCTGTAA
- a CDS encoding ATP-binding cassette domain-containing protein yields the protein MSEEAIVVQLCKVLALHSITMSPRALSDICGELSLSGIIRGLRRAGLDARLIRYRPEDVAFLPPSSLVWLDDGPPAVVVAVEPSAVKVELVSGEVVRLGGSKRASLRGRAIAVRPKSKPDRSLVGRITNALKGETGGIRAIALVVVMAIVALAFGLATPMLSRVALNDAIPERAGSKLAAVAVGTFFLYVHSSWAGWIRRRAIMYIETKLGERGAEEVVRHLLGLPFAKLDKMEVGQILELVRLGQVSSQSMVSIATSLLDGVTALGYLGFVFWLDAKSGVATVIGAVLLLGVGWFAGKRAFSLRQATLDASRRQQQALYETIAGIETIKTEAAEERMMVRYLNRLVTLQGLAVKEQQEASIHGIVSMLIDRLVYGAILFFVALRVLDGEARFGDLMSGVQASASFFASAQALSRMPMILYALRAQVERIDAGFGDASEQLDTIQATSASPEGHDALVLRNVWFRYDPTAPWILKGLDVVVPRGATVVLEWPSGAGKSTLLRLLSGLLSPERGDVLVFGTEAARARHLVAYLPQHAALMPMSIMENLRMLSGGAPIERIAMAAQATGLAALVKTWPMGFETVVSAGGSNVSSGQRQLVLFTAAVASPAPILLLDEAFAHMDGIMRTTLANLDLLRGRTVVAVVHDASSRERDGATALVLTKGEGAKLLPSVSRPV from the coding sequence ATGAGCGAGGAAGCCATCGTCGTCCAGCTGTGCAAGGTCTTGGCGCTCCACTCCATCACCATGAGTCCGCGCGCCTTGAGCGACATCTGCGGCGAGCTCTCGCTCTCAGGGATCATTCGCGGTCTGAGGCGCGCAGGACTCGACGCGCGGCTTATTCGCTACCGACCGGAAGACGTCGCGTTCTTGCCCCCGTCGTCGCTCGTATGGCTCGACGACGGTCCCCCGGCGGTCGTCGTGGCCGTCGAGCCATCGGCCGTCAAGGTGGAGCTTGTGAGCGGCGAGGTGGTTCGCCTCGGGGGCTCGAAGCGAGCCTCCCTCCGCGGCCGCGCCATCGCCGTTCGCCCCAAGTCCAAGCCCGATCGGTCTTTGGTGGGACGCATCACCAACGCGCTCAAGGGCGAGACCGGCGGCATCCGAGCCATCGCGCTCGTCGTCGTGATGGCCATTGTTGCGCTGGCCTTTGGCCTCGCGACGCCCATGCTCTCGCGGGTCGCGCTGAACGACGCGATTCCCGAACGCGCCGGCTCGAAGCTCGCGGCCGTGGCCGTCGGCACCTTCTTCCTCTACGTGCACAGCTCGTGGGCCGGCTGGATCCGTCGCCGCGCCATCATGTACATCGAGACGAAGCTCGGCGAGCGCGGCGCCGAGGAGGTCGTCCGGCACCTCTTGGGTCTCCCCTTCGCCAAGCTCGACAAGATGGAGGTGGGGCAGATCCTCGAGCTCGTGCGCCTGGGGCAAGTCAGCAGCCAGTCGATGGTGTCCATCGCCACCTCGCTGCTCGACGGCGTAACCGCTCTCGGGTACCTCGGCTTCGTCTTCTGGCTCGATGCAAAGAGCGGAGTCGCCACGGTCATCGGCGCCGTCCTTCTGTTGGGGGTTGGCTGGTTTGCCGGTAAGCGCGCGTTCAGTCTCCGTCAGGCGACGCTCGATGCGAGTCGTCGTCAGCAGCAGGCGCTCTACGAGACCATCGCCGGCATCGAGACCATCAAGACGGAGGCCGCCGAGGAGCGGATGATGGTTCGCTACCTCAATCGGCTCGTGACCCTGCAAGGGCTCGCCGTGAAGGAGCAACAGGAGGCGTCCATTCACGGCATCGTCTCGATGCTCATTGACCGGCTTGTCTACGGCGCCATTCTCTTCTTCGTCGCGCTTCGCGTCCTCGATGGCGAGGCGCGTTTCGGCGACCTCATGAGCGGCGTCCAGGCATCGGCGTCGTTCTTTGCGAGCGCCCAGGCGCTCTCGCGAATGCCGATGATCCTCTACGCCCTTCGTGCGCAAGTCGAGCGGATCGACGCGGGCTTTGGCGACGCGAGCGAGCAGCTCGACACGATCCAAGCCACGTCGGCCTCTCCCGAGGGACACGACGCGCTCGTGCTGCGCAATGTCTGGTTCCGCTACGATCCGACCGCGCCCTGGATCCTGAAGGGGCTCGATGTGGTCGTGCCGCGCGGCGCGACGGTCGTCCTCGAGTGGCCTTCTGGCGCAGGGAAGAGCACGCTTTTGCGCCTCCTCTCGGGCCTCCTGTCGCCGGAGCGCGGAGACGTCCTGGTCTTCGGTACCGAGGCAGCTCGGGCGCGCCACCTCGTGGCGTACCTGCCGCAACACGCGGCGCTGATGCCCATGTCGATCATGGAGAACCTGCGAATGCTCTCGGGCGGCGCGCCCATCGAGCGCATCGCGATGGCGGCGCAAGCGACGGGCCTCGCGGCCCTCGTGAAGACGTGGCCCATGGGCTTCGAGACCGTCGTGTCGGCCGGCGGCTCGAACGTGTCGAGCGGCCAGCGGCAGCTCGTGCTCTTCACCGCCGCCGTCGCGTCGCCGGCTCCGATCCTGCTCCTCGACGAAGCCTTCGCGCATATGGACGGCATCATGCGAACGACGCTCGCCAACCTCGACTTGCTGCGCGGGCGGACCGTCGTCGCGGTCGTGCACGACGCGTCGAGCCGCGAACGTGACGGCGCGACGGCCTTGGTCCTCACCAAAGGTGAAGGGGCGAAGCTCTTGCCCTCGGTGTCGCGGCCGGTCTGA
- a CDS encoding peptidase domain-containing ABC transporter, translated as MTTLFKRRVPFIAQMEATECGAASLGMVLAHYNCHVPLAELREACGVSRDGTSALDIVKAGKVYGLETKAFKGDVPALAEVGKPAILHWELNHFLVLERFDSKGADLVDPAVGRRRVTTEELSRAFTGVVMCPKPGPEFKKREKSGRSLGKYGAAIRAALKPARMMLISALVLEVVGLVQPALTQVIIDFIIRPKQDRWLMPMAVVFALTLLLRALLSLSRERILAGLGARADLELAVDFLRHLVTLPSSFFSQRSVGELSSRMQVLLRVRESATAIMLGGFDFVLIFAYGALLIAYAPKLGLMVLALVAARIIVMLSFQPALRLHATAAQIAGGRTQSALVSAFSDPESHKAFGAAPLLFARWAGAQSEELNASIRGRQASEAPQQIISVLDGLGLALVLWFGGKAVMADEMTVGVLSSFVAVEALLRRPSQGFVNMILELGRLPSKLDRVDDVLDTAPQRHGTFAPEQLIGSIQFENVSFRYGPKSPVILDKVSFEVRPRERLAIVGRSGSGKSTILKLVLGVLLPTEGRVLVDGRPVADYEPAALRRRIGTVLAGGTFFDEPVLENVALGAAQADVDQVRRAADAACIDDVVRALPSGYQTMLRGGARQLSGGQRQRLLLARALVKEPDVLLLDEASSALDRELESRVHSYLDVLECTMLLVAHRPSALRLAERILVLDKGKIVQEGTALSLAKVPGTYADLMAQGGDA; from the coding sequence GTGACGACCTTGTTCAAGCGCCGCGTCCCGTTCATTGCTCAGATGGAGGCCACCGAGTGTGGCGCCGCGAGCTTGGGCATGGTGCTCGCACACTACAACTGCCACGTACCCTTGGCCGAGCTACGGGAAGCGTGCGGCGTCTCCCGCGACGGCACGAGCGCCCTCGACATCGTCAAGGCCGGCAAGGTCTACGGTCTCGAGACGAAGGCCTTCAAGGGCGACGTCCCGGCGCTCGCGGAGGTCGGCAAGCCGGCCATCTTGCACTGGGAGCTCAATCACTTCCTCGTGCTCGAGCGGTTCGACTCGAAGGGCGCCGATCTCGTCGATCCGGCCGTGGGAAGGCGCCGCGTCACAACCGAAGAGCTCTCGCGCGCCTTCACCGGCGTCGTCATGTGCCCGAAGCCGGGCCCCGAGTTCAAGAAGCGCGAGAAGTCGGGGCGCAGCCTCGGCAAATACGGCGCCGCCATCCGCGCCGCGCTCAAGCCAGCGCGGATGATGCTCATCTCGGCCCTCGTGCTCGAGGTCGTGGGCCTCGTCCAACCGGCGCTCACGCAGGTCATCATCGATTTCATCATTCGCCCCAAGCAAGACCGATGGCTGATGCCCATGGCCGTCGTGTTTGCCCTCACGCTCCTCTTGCGAGCGCTGCTCTCGCTCTCCCGAGAGCGCATCCTGGCGGGCCTCGGGGCCCGCGCCGACCTCGAGCTGGCCGTCGACTTCTTACGCCACCTCGTCACGCTCCCGTCGAGCTTCTTCTCGCAACGCAGCGTCGGCGAGCTCTCGAGCCGCATGCAGGTGCTCCTTCGTGTGCGTGAGTCGGCGACGGCCATCATGCTCGGTGGCTTCGACTTCGTGCTCATCTTCGCGTACGGCGCGCTCCTCATCGCGTACGCCCCCAAGCTCGGGCTGATGGTCCTCGCGCTCGTGGCGGCGCGCATCATCGTGATGTTGTCGTTTCAGCCGGCGCTGCGCCTCCACGCGACGGCGGCACAAATCGCGGGCGGTCGCACGCAAAGCGCCCTCGTGTCGGCCTTCTCGGATCCTGAGAGTCACAAGGCCTTCGGTGCCGCGCCACTTCTCTTCGCAAGGTGGGCCGGCGCGCAGTCGGAGGAGTTGAACGCATCGATTCGCGGCCGCCAGGCGTCGGAAGCGCCGCAGCAGATCATTTCGGTGCTCGACGGCCTCGGGCTCGCGCTGGTCCTGTGGTTCGGCGGCAAGGCGGTCATGGCCGACGAAATGACCGTGGGCGTGCTCTCGAGCTTCGTGGCCGTCGAGGCGCTGCTTCGTCGCCCGAGCCAGGGCTTCGTCAACATGATCCTCGAGCTCGGGCGCCTGCCGTCGAAGCTCGACCGCGTCGACGACGTCCTCGATACGGCGCCGCAGCGACACGGCACGTTCGCGCCAGAACAGCTCATCGGCTCCATCCAATTCGAGAACGTGTCGTTTCGTTACGGTCCCAAGAGCCCTGTCATCTTGGACAAGGTCTCCTTCGAGGTGCGCCCCCGGGAGCGCCTGGCCATCGTCGGTCGGTCTGGTAGCGGCAAGAGCACCATCCTGAAGCTCGTGCTCGGCGTCCTCTTGCCTACCGAGGGTCGCGTGCTCGTCGACGGTCGGCCCGTGGCCGACTACGAGCCCGCGGCGCTGCGGCGCCGCATCGGCACCGTGCTCGCTGGCGGCACCTTCTTCGACGAGCCGGTCCTCGAGAACGTGGCCCTCGGCGCCGCCCAGGCCGACGTCGATCAGGTGCGCCGCGCCGCCGATGCCGCGTGCATCGACGACGTTGTGCGCGCTCTGCCGAGCGGGTACCAAACGATGCTCCGCGGAGGGGCGCGGCAGCTCTCCGGTGGCCAGCGGCAACGTCTGCTCTTGGCCCGCGCTCTCGTGAAGGAGCCCGACGTCCTCCTCCTCGACGAGGCCTCCAGCGCCCTCGACCGCGAGCTCGAGTCGCGCGTTCACTCGTACCTCGACGTGCTCGAGTGCACGATGCTCTTGGTGGCCCATCGCCCTTCGGCGTTGCGCCTCGCAGAGCGCATCCTCGTGCTCGACAAGGGCAAGATTGTCCAGGAGGGGACGGCGCTCTCGCTCGCCAAGGTGCCCGGCACCTACGCGGACCTCATGGCGCAAGGAGGCGACGCATGA
- a CDS encoding HlyD family efflux transporter periplasmic adaptor subunit — protein MSHGDDSSDPQGADGDEDRTVVAQAAAPPAAQRAVPVPAASERTIVAALEPKAPPARPAPVADFGKTTVSVPPAAGARAPLMAQPPGAGRPSQAPPGPQGAQAMVPAQAGAAAALVKGHALFRRESLEANLAAVRDAEVLRVAPPWSRAVFWMSTSLVITAVIMAFLFDVEQTGFARGILRVAGGVQSVPAQASGVVLEVAAKSGDIVTQGSLLARIDSAQTRQQLVESEKQIELAEQKLQEAKDRRSKVHKERIKLLEQRAGLLGARAGNQQRTVARLREKQARVGKLVAEGLTSQMQGGDVADEVSSAERETLRLQEEYTATKLQIASLAADLDAEDLRLAADVKQAKDRREALAVQVTQTEVRAPRGGRLEALLVKVGDAVSVGTAVSKLVPTDAPRQVVVFVPERDRAFLLEGAEGRIEVDQLPSGEFGTLRGKVTRIASDLASPTEIGEALGDAKLGEPVFRVELTLEASESLSRLEQLLRPGSLVTARFALRKRRIITVLFEPLRRFFA, from the coding sequence ATGAGCCACGGAGACGACTCCTCAGATCCACAGGGCGCCGACGGCGACGAGGACCGCACGGTCGTCGCTCAGGCAGCCGCGCCGCCCGCCGCCCAGCGCGCCGTTCCCGTTCCCGCCGCATCCGAGCGAACCATCGTCGCGGCCCTTGAGCCCAAGGCGCCCCCGGCGCGGCCGGCACCCGTTGCCGATTTCGGCAAGACGACCGTTTCCGTGCCTCCCGCCGCGGGGGCGAGGGCCCCCCTCATGGCTCAGCCTCCCGGCGCTGGCCGCCCGTCTCAGGCGCCGCCCGGGCCACAAGGCGCGCAAGCGATGGTGCCCGCGCAGGCGGGCGCGGCGGCGGCGCTCGTGAAGGGGCACGCGCTCTTCCGACGCGAGTCGCTTGAGGCGAACCTCGCCGCTGTCCGTGACGCGGAGGTGCTGCGCGTCGCGCCGCCGTGGAGCCGCGCCGTCTTCTGGATGTCTACGAGCCTCGTCATCACGGCTGTCATCATGGCCTTCCTCTTCGACGTCGAGCAGACGGGCTTTGCCCGAGGCATCTTGCGCGTCGCCGGCGGCGTGCAGAGCGTGCCGGCGCAGGCCAGCGGCGTCGTCCTCGAGGTCGCGGCGAAGTCCGGTGACATCGTCACCCAGGGCAGTCTCCTTGCTCGCATCGACTCGGCGCAGACGCGGCAGCAGCTCGTCGAATCGGAGAAGCAGATCGAGCTAGCGGAGCAGAAGCTTCAAGAGGCGAAGGACCGCCGCTCGAAGGTCCACAAGGAGCGCATCAAGCTCCTGGAGCAACGCGCCGGCCTCCTGGGGGCTCGAGCAGGGAACCAGCAGCGCACCGTCGCGCGGCTGCGCGAGAAGCAAGCGCGCGTCGGCAAGTTGGTCGCCGAAGGGCTCACGTCGCAGATGCAGGGCGGCGACGTCGCCGACGAGGTCTCATCGGCTGAACGCGAGACGTTGCGCCTTCAAGAGGAGTACACGGCCACGAAGCTCCAGATCGCGAGCCTCGCGGCTGACCTCGACGCCGAGGACCTGCGCCTCGCGGCCGACGTGAAGCAGGCGAAGGATCGTCGCGAGGCGCTCGCCGTGCAGGTCACGCAAACGGAGGTCCGCGCGCCCCGCGGCGGCCGCCTCGAAGCGCTCCTCGTGAAGGTCGGCGACGCGGTGTCCGTCGGGACGGCCGTGAGCAAATTGGTGCCCACCGACGCTCCAAGGCAGGTGGTCGTCTTCGTGCCCGAGCGCGATCGCGCATTCCTCCTCGAGGGCGCGGAGGGCCGCATCGAGGTCGATCAGCTTCCCTCTGGCGAGTTCGGCACGTTGCGCGGCAAGGTGACGCGCATCGCGTCGGACCTCGCGTCGCCTACGGAGATCGGCGAAGCGCTCGGTGACGCGAAGCTCGGCGAGCCCGTGTTCCGTGTCGAGTTGACGCTCGAAGCCAGCGAGAGCCTCTCGCGTCTCGAGCAACTGCTGCGCCCCGGCAGCCTCGTCACCGCCCGCTTTGCGCTCCGGAAGCGCCGCATCATCACGGTCCTCTTCGAGCCGCTCCGCCGCTTCTTCGCGTGA